A genome region from Aestuariivirga litoralis includes the following:
- the hisG gene encoding ATP phosphoribosyltransferase: MKTLTLGLPSKGRLMEQAQALIEEAGFKIERIGSDRGYRGILSGLPDVEVAFLSASDIASALKSGEIDAGITGEDLLREKIAPDAQVADAVLRLGFGSANVVVAVPDFWLDVAHMADLDEVAQQFYASQGRRLRVATKYLNLTRRFFAKAGVTGYRIVESLGATEGAPAAGSAELIVDITTSGATLSANHLKILDDGVILQSCAVLAVRKSAESDPRFQDFNKLLARKLHH, translated from the coding sequence ATGAAAACGCTCACCCTGGGTCTGCCTTCCAAGGGCCGCCTGATGGAACAGGCGCAAGCGCTAATCGAAGAGGCCGGGTTCAAGATCGAGCGCATCGGGTCTGATCGCGGCTACCGCGGCATTCTTTCCGGCCTGCCGGATGTGGAAGTGGCCTTCCTGTCGGCATCCGACATTGCCAGCGCGCTCAAATCCGGCGAGATCGATGCCGGCATTACAGGTGAAGACCTGTTGCGCGAGAAAATCGCACCGGATGCGCAAGTGGCCGATGCCGTTTTGCGGCTCGGTTTTGGGTCCGCCAATGTGGTCGTCGCGGTTCCGGATTTCTGGCTGGATGTGGCCCATATGGCTGATCTTGATGAAGTGGCGCAGCAGTTTTATGCCAGCCAGGGCAGAAGGCTCCGGGTCGCTACCAAGTATCTCAATCTCACTCGCCGTTTCTTCGCAAAAGCGGGGGTCACCGGATACCGTATCGTCGAAAGCTTAGGAGCCACCGAGGGTGCGCCAGCAGCAGGCAGCGCAGAGCTGATTGTGGATATTACCACCAGTGGAGCCACGCTTTCCGCCAACCATCTCAAGATTCTGGATGATGGAGTTATTTTGCAATCCTGTGCCGTGCTGGCGGTTAGAAAATCGGCGGAATCCGACCCGCGCTTCCAGGATTTCAACAAATTGCTCGCTCGAAAACTGCATCACTAA
- a CDS encoding ATP phosphoribosyltransferase regulatory subunit: protein MAGRTSQQREALSKQNTAIMAVLERAGFEQIAPDIIQPADIFLERSGEDIRARTFVFSDPDGNELCLRPDLTVPACRFHLSHAPAPEKEARYSYLGPAFRFPDERLSPQEFTQAGLEWFGAGNAVAAEARMLKLAISALEAAGLSNLKVTIGDVGLFAALLADTPMPDRWRRRLKHQFWRPSAFRTLLQSFTDGGTKARSSISAIIDTIGTQSASVASRVWLEKNDLPQQGARALSDVAARLAEKLADRSEAPLPAKAVTALESYLALEGGAEDIAAKLGNVPGAENFAAAAASFSQRLAALEEQGLNPKRFHFSANFGREIEYYTGFVFQVEAGGIAIAGGGRYDDMLSDLGASTRIPALGFAIHTERVQAVLA, encoded by the coding sequence ATGGCAGGCCGCACGTCGCAGCAGCGCGAGGCGCTGTCCAAGCAGAACACGGCCATCATGGCGGTGCTGGAACGTGCGGGCTTTGAACAGATTGCGCCCGACATCATTCAGCCGGCCGATATTTTTCTGGAACGTTCGGGCGAAGACATTCGCGCCCGCACCTTTGTGTTCAGCGATCCCGATGGCAATGAACTTTGCCTGCGGCCTGATCTCACCGTGCCGGCCTGCCGCTTTCATTTGAGCCATGCGCCCGCACCTGAAAAAGAAGCACGCTATTCTTATCTCGGCCCGGCTTTTCGTTTTCCTGATGAGCGGCTCAGCCCACAGGAATTCACCCAGGCAGGCCTCGAATGGTTTGGCGCGGGCAATGCTGTCGCTGCCGAAGCGCGCATGTTGAAACTGGCGATCTCGGCGCTGGAGGCGGCTGGCCTTTCCAATCTCAAGGTCACGATTGGCGATGTGGGCCTGTTTGCGGCCTTGCTGGCCGATACGCCGATGCCGGATCGTTGGCGCCGCCGGTTGAAGCACCAGTTCTGGCGGCCATCCGCGTTCCGGACTCTGCTACAATCTTTCACCGATGGCGGCACCAAGGCGCGCAGCAGTATTTCCGCAATCATCGACACGATCGGCACGCAGTCGGCATCAGTGGCTTCACGAGTCTGGCTGGAAAAAAATGATTTGCCGCAACAGGGCGCGCGCGCCTTAAGCGACGTGGCCGCACGCCTTGCGGAAAAATTGGCCGACAGGTCGGAAGCGCCGCTTCCGGCCAAGGCGGTGACGGCGCTTGAATCCTATCTGGCGCTGGAAGGCGGAGCAGAAGACATCGCTGCCAAGTTGGGCAACGTTCCGGGTGCAGAAAATTTCGCGGCGGCCGCTGCCTCTTTCAGCCAGCGCCTCGCCGCGCTGGAAGAGCAGGGGCTCAATCCCAAGCGCTTTCATTTCTCAGCGAATTTCGGCCGCGAGATTGAATACTATACTGGCTTTGTGTTCCAGGTGGAAGCCGGTGGCATCGCCATTGCCGGTGGCGGCCGTTACGATGACATGCTGTCTGACCTTGGCGCATCCACACGCATCCCCGCCTTAGGCTTTGCCATTCACACTGAGCGGGTGCAGGCGGTGTTGGCATGA
- a CDS encoding efflux RND transporter permease subunit, producing the protein MNISRFCINRPVATILMSVAVLLGGLFAWKLLPVAALPRAEFPTINISANLPGASPDIMATSVATPLIKQFATIAGIDAISTSNSLGSTNITIQFELSRNIDAAAADVQAAISRTQRQLPQNMTQPPSYRKVNPADAPIMLIALKSSIASMTDLNDIAENVISPTLSTLDGVAQVLIFGSQQYAVRIQIDPDALAAKNITVGQLQEAVSSANALTPLGTLVAGPQQLTLVANTQLSNAEEFGNQVIASRNGNDVKLRDVAKVIDSVANNQSAASYDGTRAIILAIQRQPDANTVDVVDKVQALLPTIAEELPATATVVKMSDRATSIRDSLHDSLLTLAMTIVLVIVICYVFIRSARATIIPAVAVPISLIGTLGIMYLLNFSIDNISLMAITLAVGLVVDDAIVMMENIVRHMEEEHKGPFEAALAGSAEVGFTILSISVSLVAVFIPVLLMGGVIGRIFNEFAVVVTVAIVVSMFVSLTLTPMMSSRILSEDHTPGALGRFFETLLNGLTSAYAWLLGICLKFHPVVFAVFVLSIGATVFMYQALPKGFFPTEDIGQLSISTQGRQDISYTTMKKLQDELAAKVKAYPGVDHVGSAVGSSGGAMNTGRMFVDLKPKAERGDLNTVLTDMRRILNSVPGITATASPQQNLNIGARQGASANQLVVQSLNSAQMYDWAQKLADAMTKDRAVFTDVLTDAQNTSLQAKLVVDRDKMQALGVGSDVLRSTLYAGLGGQQVATIYNGGNNYEVVMELDPAVDWTPERVETLQVTTTNGTLVPLGSFAHVERSAGALTVNQLGQLPAVTVSFNLPQGVALGTASDEITKLKSDIGWPTTVTTAYYGTAKTFQDSTAGQGWLILGAILTIYIVLGILYESFIHPLTILSGLPAAAAGALGALYIFGFDLSLIAVIGLLMLIGIVKKNAIMMIDVALHLRRSGMSARDAIHKACLMRFRPIIMTTLAALMGSLPIALAAGASSELRQPLGVAVVGGLVVSQALTLFITPVLYIYMEGLSNWLTGTAPATVTPPEKKPRRLRQVQQPAE; encoded by the coding sequence CTTCCCGGCGCTTCGCCGGACATCATGGCCACATCGGTCGCAACGCCACTGATCAAACAGTTCGCCACCATTGCCGGCATTGATGCCATTTCGACCTCGAACTCGCTGGGCTCGACCAACATCACCATCCAGTTTGAACTGAGCCGCAACATCGATGCCGCGGCCGCTGACGTGCAGGCTGCCATTTCGCGCACCCAGCGCCAGCTGCCGCAGAACATGACGCAGCCGCCCAGCTACCGGAAGGTGAACCCGGCGGATGCGCCGATCATGCTGATCGCACTGAAATCCAGCATCGCGTCAATGACCGACCTCAACGACATTGCCGAAAACGTGATCTCGCCCACGCTCTCCACGCTGGATGGCGTGGCGCAGGTTTTGATTTTCGGCTCGCAGCAATATGCGGTGCGCATCCAGATTGATCCCGATGCATTAGCCGCCAAGAACATCACGGTGGGCCAATTGCAGGAGGCGGTATCATCGGCCAATGCGCTCACACCCTTGGGCACGCTTGTCGCTGGCCCGCAGCAGCTCACGCTGGTGGCCAATACCCAGCTTTCCAATGCCGAGGAATTCGGAAATCAAGTGATCGCCAGCCGCAACGGCAATGACGTGAAACTGCGTGACGTGGCCAAGGTGATTGATAGCGTCGCCAACAACCAGTCCGCCGCCAGCTATGACGGCACGCGCGCCATCATCCTCGCCATCCAGCGCCAGCCGGACGCCAATACGGTGGACGTGGTGGACAAGGTTCAGGCTTTGCTGCCCACCATCGCAGAAGAACTTCCCGCCACCGCAACGGTGGTGAAGATGAGCGACCGCGCCACGTCGATCCGCGATTCATTGCATGACTCGCTGTTGACGCTGGCCATGACCATCGTGCTGGTCATCGTGATCTGCTACGTCTTCATCCGCTCGGCCCGCGCCACCATCATCCCCGCCGTGGCCGTGCCCATTTCGCTGATCGGCACATTGGGCATCATGTACCTGCTCAATTTCTCCATCGACAATATTTCATTGATGGCAATCACGCTGGCCGTGGGCCTCGTCGTCGATGATGCCATCGTGATGATGGAAAACATCGTGCGCCACATGGAAGAAGAGCACAAAGGCCCGTTCGAGGCAGCACTCGCCGGTTCTGCTGAAGTGGGCTTCACCATTTTGTCGATCTCGGTTTCGCTGGTCGCGGTGTTCATCCCCGTGCTGCTGATGGGCGGCGTGATCGGCCGCATCTTCAATGAATTCGCCGTGGTGGTCACCGTGGCCATCGTGGTATCGATGTTTGTCTCGCTCACGCTGACGCCCATGATGTCGTCGCGCATCCTGAGTGAAGATCATACGCCGGGCGCCCTGGGGCGCTTTTTTGAAACCCTGCTGAATGGCCTCACCTCTGCCTATGCCTGGCTGCTGGGGATCTGTCTCAAGTTCCACCCCGTTGTGTTTGCCGTCTTCGTGCTGTCCATCGGCGCCACTGTATTTATGTACCAGGCCTTGCCCAAGGGCTTCTTCCCTACGGAAGACATCGGCCAGCTTTCGATTTCCACCCAGGGCCGGCAGGACATTTCCTACACCACCATGAAGAAGCTGCAGGATGAACTGGCCGCAAAGGTGAAGGCCTATCCCGGCGTGGACCATGTGGGTTCCGCTGTCGGCTCCTCTGGTGGTGCAATGAATACGGGCCGCATGTTTGTGGACTTGAAGCCCAAGGCTGAACGCGGCGATCTCAACACCGTGCTCACCGATATGCGCCGCATTCTGAATTCTGTGCCCGGCATCACCGCCACCGCCTCGCCACAGCAGAATTTGAATATTGGTGCGAGACAGGGCGCCAGCGCCAACCAGCTGGTGGTGCAATCGCTCAACTCAGCCCAGATGTATGACTGGGCCCAGAAACTGGCAGACGCTATGACCAAGGACCGTGCTGTCTTCACCGATGTGTTGACTGACGCGCAGAACACCTCACTGCAAGCCAAGCTGGTGGTGGACCGCGACAAGATGCAGGCGCTGGGCGTGGGCTCGGATGTGTTGCGCTCGACACTCTATGCCGGCCTCGGCGGCCAGCAGGTGGCCACCATCTACAATGGCGGCAACAATTATGAAGTGGTGATGGAGTTGGACCCCGCAGTGGATTGGACGCCGGAACGCGTCGAGACGCTGCAAGTGACCACCACAAATGGTACGCTGGTGCCGCTGGGCTCCTTCGCGCATGTTGAACGCAGTGCGGGCGCACTGACCGTCAACCAGCTGGGCCAGCTGCCAGCCGTCACCGTCTCCTTCAACTTGCCGCAAGGTGTAGCACTGGGCACGGCATCGGATGAAATCACCAAGCTGAAATCTGATATCGGCTGGCCCACCACTGTCACCACCGCCTATTATGGCACGGCCAAGACCTTCCAGGATTCAACCGCTGGCCAAGGCTGGCTGATCCTCGGTGCCATCCTCACGATCTATATCGTACTGGGTATTCTCTACGAAAGCTTCATCCACCCGCTCACCATTCTGTCGGGCCTGCCGGCCGCGGCGGCGGGTGCGCTGGGCGCGCTCTATATTTTCGGTTTCGATCTCTCGCTGATCGCAGTGATTGGGCTTCTAATGCTGATCGGCATCGTGAAGAAAAACGCCATCATGATGATTGACGTGGCGCTGCATCTCAGACGCAGTGGCATGAGCGCGCGTGATGCCATTCACAAAGCCTGCCTGATGCGCTTCCGCCCCATCATCATGACCACGTTGGCGGCACTGATGGGCTCGCTGCCAATTGCACTCGCCGCAGGTGCCAGCTCGGAACTGCGCCAGCCTTTGGGCGTGGCGGTGGTCGGCGGTCTGGTCGTGTCACAGGCGCTCACCCTGTTCATCACGCCGGTGCTCTACATCTATATGGAAGGCCTTTCGAACTGGCTGACCGGCACGGCACCAGCCACTGTAACGCCGCCGGAAAAGAAGCCGCGGCGCTTGCGCCAGGTGCAACAACCGGCGGAATAA
- a CDS encoding lytic murein transglycosylase, with protein sequence MKFSAALFGLAIGLASSSAMAASCGNTAQGFDGFLAQVKKEAAAKGISPTAMAVLSAAKYDPGIIKRDRAQNVFATSFLQFAGKMATDGRVTKGRALIAKNKATFDAVQQQFGVPAPVITAFWALETDFGGFMGSSPTVQSLVTLAWDCRRPEKFRPQIIPSLHLIDKGWLSPEEMQGAWAGEIGQTQFMAYDYDTSGVDFDGDGKVNLRDSVPDVIASTANLLKKSGWAAGQPWLQEVKITADLPWDQADLAITHSRAEWAKWGIATRDGQPIKADKMPAALLLPMGKDGPAFLAYPNFLKAYLKWNESLIYSTTAAYLATRIAGAPPVSAGRAPVTPPTYEQVVALQNYLDGHGYDVGKADGKIGAGTRAAVKAEQLKMGWPADSYPTPAFIAKLMGQ encoded by the coding sequence ATGAAATTTTCCGCCGCACTTTTCGGGCTTGCCATCGGCCTCGCCTCGTCCTCCGCCATGGCTGCCAGTTGTGGAAATACCGCGCAGGGTTTTGATGGCTTTCTGGCGCAGGTGAAGAAGGAAGCGGCAGCCAAGGGCATTTCGCCCACCGCGATGGCGGTGCTGAGTGCCGCGAAGTATGACCCCGGCATCATCAAGCGTGACCGGGCGCAGAATGTATTCGCCACCAGCTTCTTGCAGTTTGCTGGCAAGATGGCCACCGATGGCCGCGTCACCAAGGGCCGCGCGCTGATTGCCAAGAACAAGGCCACCTTTGATGCCGTGCAACAGCAATTCGGCGTGCCTGCGCCGGTGATCACCGCCTTCTGGGCTTTGGAAACCGATTTCGGCGGCTTCATGGGCTCTTCGCCTACGGTGCAGTCGCTGGTGACTTTGGCGTGGGATTGCCGCCGCCCGGAAAAATTCCGCCCGCAGATCATTCCGTCTCTGCATCTGATCGACAAGGGCTGGCTGTCGCCGGAAGAAATGCAAGGCGCCTGGGCCGGTGAAATCGGCCAGACGCAATTCATGGCCTATGATTATGATACGAGTGGCGTTGATTTTGACGGTGACGGCAAAGTGAACCTGCGCGATTCCGTGCCGGATGTGATCGCCTCCACCGCCAATCTTCTGAAAAAGAGCGGCTGGGCTGCGGGCCAGCCCTGGCTGCAGGAAGTGAAGATCACCGCTGATCTGCCCTGGGATCAGGCCGATCTTGCCATTACCCACAGCCGCGCCGAATGGGCCAAGTGGGGCATTGCCACGCGCGATGGTCAGCCGATCAAGGCTGATAAAATGCCGGCCGCTCTGTTGTTGCCGATGGGCAAGGATGGCCCGGCGTTCCTCGCCTATCCGAATTTCCTGAAAGCCTATCTGAAGTGGAATGAGAGCCTGATCTATTCCACCACTGCGGCCTATCTCGCCACGCGTATTGCTGGCGCTCCGCCAGTTTCTGCGGGGCGCGCACCGGTGACGCCACCGACTTATGAGCAAGTTGTGGCGTTGCAGAACTATCTTGATGGCCATGGCTATGATGTGGGCAAAGCCGATGGCAAGATCGGTGCTGGCACACGCGCTGCGGTGAAGGCCGAGCAATTGAAAATGGGCTGGCCGGCGGATAGCTATCCGACGCCCGCCTTCATTGCGAAGCTGATGGGGCAATAG
- a CDS encoding ATP-binding cassette domain-containing protein yields MKKQPLISLRRVTRVYGEGESEVRALAGIDLDIAQGEFLAVMGPSGSGKSTAMNVLGCLDRPTTGSYQFQGVDITGLDNTGRALFRRNYLGFVFQGFNLLARTTALENVELPLTYRGTPKAEREEKAAIALERVGLGGREDHVPSALSGGQQQRVAIARAIVSDPQVLLADEPTGNLDSARSHDIMKLLQKLNQEQGITIIMVTHEPDMAAYASRQIHFADGHIAQEHVA; encoded by the coding sequence GTGAAGAAGCAGCCGCTGATTTCCCTGCGCCGCGTCACCCGTGTTTACGGTGAAGGCGAGAGTGAAGTGCGCGCACTCGCGGGCATTGATCTTGATATCGCGCAGGGCGAATTCCTCGCGGTGATGGGGCCATCCGGCTCCGGCAAATCCACCGCGATGAACGTGCTGGGCTGCCTCGACCGGCCAACCACCGGCTCATATCAATTTCAGGGCGTCGATATCACCGGCCTCGACAATACGGGCCGCGCGCTGTTCCGGCGCAACTATCTGGGCTTTGTGTTTCAGGGCTTCAACCTTCTGGCCCGCACCACGGCGCTCGAAAATGTGGAACTGCCGCTCACCTATCGCGGCACGCCCAAGGCTGAGCGCGAAGAAAAGGCAGCCATTGCGCTGGAACGCGTGGGCCTCGGCGGGCGCGAAGATCATGTGCCTTCAGCACTGTCTGGCGGGCAGCAGCAGCGCGTGGCGATTGCGCGTGCCATTGTGAGCGACCCGCAGGTTCTGCTGGCCGATGAACCCACCGGCAATCTCGACAGCGCCCGCAGCCATGACATCATGAAGCTGCTGCAAAAACTGAACCAGGAACAGGGCATCACCATCATCATGGTGACGCATGAGCCTGACATGGCGGCCTATGCATCGCGCCAGATCCATTTCGCCGACGGCCATATCGCGCAGGAGCATGTGGCCTGA
- a CDS encoding efflux RND transporter periplasmic adaptor subunit, translated as MTPTTLPAKGDIEEALGLSARRKSSARRKRWLWMLLVLALAAGGYFLWQRHNASTAAITYDTTPITRTDVTVKVAATGTIAPVTEVDISSQLSGVVSEVRVQENAQVKKGDVLAMLDQTRLNTQRAGSAAKLAVAEAATATAKSTLSEQSQILERQKALAKTGNAATQTLDSAAASVDRAEAAVQSAEAQVISAKADLATIDTDLANSVITAPIDGIVLKRSVEPGNTVASSLSAPVLFQIAGDLKELELNANIDEADMGQVKEGQDASFTVDAYRDRQFPAQIQRISFSPLTVDGVVTYTSVLSAANPDLALRPGMTATAYVTVASYPQALAVPNEALRYKPPVATRTRNFSITSLIMPRPPRDNAAKKVTASDTGRKIYVLRDGKPVAVPVELGASDGKVTIVKGEGLKEGDLVVTAQKQAGAS; from the coding sequence ATGACCCCGACCACCCTCCCCGCCAAAGGGGATATCGAAGAAGCCCTGGGCCTTTCGGCACGGCGCAAATCCTCTGCCCGGCGCAAGCGCTGGCTGTGGATGCTACTGGTGCTTGCGCTGGCCGCGGGTGGCTATTTCCTGTGGCAGCGCCACAATGCATCCACCGCAGCGATCACTTATGACACGACGCCGATCACCCGCACCGATGTGACCGTGAAGGTCGCCGCCACCGGCACAATCGCACCCGTCACCGAGGTTGATATTTCCAGCCAGCTTTCCGGCGTGGTAAGCGAAGTGCGCGTGCAAGAAAATGCCCAGGTCAAAAAGGGTGATGTTCTGGCCATGCTTGATCAGACGCGCCTGAATACGCAGCGCGCCGGCAGCGCCGCCAAATTGGCGGTGGCTGAAGCCGCGACTGCCACAGCAAAATCCACGCTGTCTGAACAATCCCAGATTCTTGAGCGCCAGAAAGCTCTGGCCAAAACCGGCAACGCCGCAACCCAGACACTGGACAGTGCTGCAGCCAGCGTGGACCGTGCCGAAGCCGCCGTGCAATCAGCAGAAGCGCAAGTGATTTCCGCCAAGGCTGATCTCGCCACCATTGATACGGACCTCGCCAATAGCGTGATCACTGCACCCATTGACGGCATCGTGCTGAAACGCAGCGTGGAGCCCGGCAACACCGTAGCGTCCTCGCTGTCAGCCCCCGTGCTGTTCCAGATCGCGGGTGACCTGAAGGAACTCGAACTCAACGCCAATATCGATGAAGCCGATATGGGCCAGGTGAAAGAAGGCCAGGATGCTTCTTTCACTGTAGATGCTTACCGCGACCGGCAATTCCCCGCGCAGATCCAGCGCATTTCGTTTTCGCCGCTGACGGTGGATGGCGTGGTGACTTACACTTCGGTTCTGTCTGCCGCCAACCCCGACCTCGCTTTGCGCCCCGGCATGACGGCCACCGCCTATGTCACCGTGGCATCTTATCCGCAGGCGCTCGCGGTGCCCAATGAAGCCTTGCGTTACAAGCCACCCGTGGCCACACGCACCCGCAACTTCTCGATCACCAGCCTGATCATGCCGCGCCCGCCGCGCGACAATGCGGCGAAGAAAGTTACTGCCTCTGACACGGGCCGCAAGATCTATGTGTTGCGGGATGGCAAGCCGGTGGCTGTTCCCGTCGAACTCGGCGCGAGCGACGGCAAGGTCACCATCGTCAAGGGCGAGGGCTTGAAGGAAGGCGACTTGGTCGTCACCGCGCAGAAACAAGCTGGCGCCTCGTGA
- a CDS encoding ABC transporter permease encodes MILESVKLAIRTISRNIMRSVLTLLGIVIGVAAVIALVTIGQGTQAKVTADLSSLGTNIVIARPGSQQPGPPTGNEARSFAVRDVEALRNGLKNIRGLSPTSTKSTKAVYGVNSETTTVTGAEPDYFTVQDWGFSEGTSFTDNDTRAGTSVCVIGQTLKTDLFDGQSPIGKALRLGNFTCTVSGVLESKGQSAFGSDQDNTVVMPLRAFQRKLAGNTRIANIAVSASTQEDIAAVVDSMTAILHESRRIGDSGEDDFSVRDMSTLSAMLTSTTTVMTGLLAAVAAVSLVVGGIGIMNIMLVSVTERTREIGIRLAIGALANQVLTQFLVEAVVLCLLGGLLGITLGLSIAFIGSMALSVPFVIVPGIIALSFGFSGLIGLVFGYFPARRAASLDPIEALRHE; translated from the coding sequence ATGATCCTTGAATCCGTAAAACTGGCGATCCGCACCATCAGCCGCAACATCATGCGTTCAGTGCTCACACTGCTCGGCATCGTGATCGGTGTGGCAGCCGTGATTGCCCTCGTCACGATAGGCCAAGGCACGCAAGCCAAGGTGACGGCTGATCTGTCTTCGCTGGGCACTAACATCGTGATCGCCAGGCCGGGCTCGCAACAGCCGGGCCCGCCCACCGGCAATGAAGCGCGCAGTTTCGCGGTGCGTGATGTGGAGGCGCTGCGCAATGGGTTGAAAAACATTCGCGGCCTTTCGCCGACCAGCACAAAATCCACCAAGGCCGTCTATGGCGTGAATTCCGAAACCACCACGGTGACGGGGGCAGAGCCGGATTACTTTACGGTGCAGGATTGGGGCTTTTCCGAAGGCACATCCTTCACCGACAATGACACGAGAGCCGGCACCAGCGTCTGCGTGATCGGGCAAACCTTGAAGACCGATTTGTTCGACGGCCAAAGCCCAATCGGCAAGGCACTGCGCCTGGGCAATTTCACTTGCACCGTGAGCGGCGTTCTCGAATCCAAGGGCCAATCGGCCTTCGGCAGCGATCAGGACAATACAGTGGTCATGCCGCTGCGCGCCTTCCAGCGCAAACTAGCCGGCAATACGCGCATCGCTAACATCGCTGTCTCCGCCAGCACGCAGGAAGACATTGCCGCCGTGGTCGATAGTATGACTGCGATTTTGCACGAAAGCCGCCGCATCGGCGACAGCGGGGAAGATGATTTCAGCGTGCGCGACATGTCCACGCTCTCCGCCATGCTCACTTCCACCACCACAGTGATGACCGGGCTGCTTGCGGCCGTAGCGGCCGTCAGTCTCGTGGTCGGCGGTATCGGCATCATGAATATCATGCTGGTTTCGGTGACCGAGCGCACACGCGAGATCGGCATCCGCCTGGCCATCGGCGCACTCGCCAATCAGGTGCTGACGCAGTTCCTGGTCGAAGCCGTGGTGCTGTGTCTGCTGGGTGGACTTCTCGGCATCACACTGGGCTTGAGCATCGCCTTCATCGGCAGCATGGCGCTGTCGGTGCCCTTCGTCATCGTGCCCGGCATCATCGCGCTGTCGTTTGGATTTTCAGGATTGATCGGCTTGGTCTTCGGCTATTTCCCCGCGCGCCGCGCCGCCAGCCTAGATCCGATTGAAGCCCTCAGGCACGAATAA
- the hisS gene encoding histidine--tRNA ligase codes for MSDKAKTSRPKARVAKGFRDIDADEIRGVRAMLATIQRVYESYGFEPVEQPFIEYTDALGKFLPDQDRPNAGVFSFQDDDEQWLSLRYDLTAPLARYVAENHLKLPTPFRSYRQGWVFRNEKPGPGRFRQFMQFDADTVGSSSPAADAEVCMMAADTMEALGIARGSYVLKANSRKILDGALQAIGLGGDENAARRLTVLRAMDKLDKLGLVGVKLLLGAGRKDESGDFTKGAELNDEQAAQVMVLLENPFDALRSSDKAAAFRANEIFASGLNELSAMQVIFDAAGYGADRVKVDPSVVRGLEYYTGAVFECELLMETKDEDGNTVRFGSVGGGGRYDDLVARFTGQQTPATGFSIGVSRLYSALKLVGKAATQDTLAPVIVTVMDKDRQGDYWKFVQLLRTAGIRAEMFIGTGNMGKQMKYADKRGAPLVVIQGGDEKAKGEVQIKDLRLGAELAANITSHEEYASQRLAQVSVPEAQMVEQVKKMLG; via the coding sequence ATGAGCGACAAAGCCAAAACATCCCGCCCCAAGGCCCGCGTGGCCAAGGGCTTCCGTGACATTGACGCCGATGAAATCCGCGGCGTGCGTGCCATGCTGGCGACGATCCAGCGGGTCTATGAATCCTATGGCTTTGAGCCGGTCGAGCAGCCCTTCATTGAATATACTGATGCGCTGGGTAAGTTCCTGCCGGACCAAGACCGGCCGAATGCCGGCGTGTTTTCCTTCCAGGACGATGACGAGCAGTGGCTTTCCCTGCGTTATGATCTGACCGCCCCCTTGGCACGTTATGTAGCAGAGAACCATTTGAAGCTGCCCACGCCTTTCCGGAGCTACCGGCAGGGCTGGGTGTTTCGAAACGAAAAGCCGGGACCGGGGCGTTTCCGTCAGTTCATGCAGTTTGATGCCGATACGGTAGGCTCAAGTTCGCCCGCAGCAGACGCCGAAGTCTGCATGATGGCGGCCGATACGATGGAAGCGCTGGGCATCGCGCGCGGGTCCTATGTGCTCAAGGCCAACAGCCGCAAGATTCTCGATGGCGCACTTCAGGCCATCGGCCTTGGCGGTGATGAAAATGCTGCGCGGCGCCTCACAGTGCTGCGCGCCATGGACAAGCTCGACAAGCTTGGCCTGGTGGGCGTGAAGCTGCTTCTCGGTGCAGGCCGCAAGGACGAGAGCGGTGATTTCACCAAGGGTGCCGAGCTCAATGATGAGCAGGCCGCGCAAGTGATGGTTCTGCTGGAAAACCCGTTCGACGCGTTGCGCAGTAGTGATAAAGCCGCAGCATTTCGCGCCAACGAAATTTTCGCGTCGGGTTTGAACGAGCTGTCTGCGATGCAGGTGATTTTTGATGCGGCAGGTTATGGTGCCGACCGTGTGAAGGTTGATCCTTCCGTGGTGCGCGGGCTCGAGTACTACACCGGTGCGGTCTTCGAATGCGAACTCCTGATGGAGACCAAGGACGAAGACGGCAATACCGTGCGCTTTGGTTCCGTCGGTGGCGGCGGGCGCTATGATGATCTTGTCGCGCGTTTCACTGGGCAACAGACTCCAGCTACTGGCTTTTCAATTGGCGTGTCGCGTCTTTATTCGGCGCTGAAGCTGGTCGGCAAGGCCGCCACGCAGGATACGCTTGCCCCGGTCATCGTGACCGTGATGGATAAAGACCGGCAGGGCGATTACTGGAAATTCGTGCAGCTTCTGCGCACCGCTGGTATCCGCGCCGAGATGTTCATCGGCACCGGGAACATGGGCAAGCAGATGAAATATGCCGACAAGCGCGGAGCACCTTTGGTTGTCATTCAAGGCGGTGACGAAAAGGCCAAGGGCGAAGTACAGATCAAGGATTTGCGTTTGGGTGCGGAATTGGCCGCCAATATAACCAGCCATGAAGAATATGCCAGCCAGCGCTTGGCGCAGGTTTCCGTGCCGGAAGCGCAGATGGTCGAACAAGTAAAGAAGATGCTGGGCTGA